Proteins co-encoded in one Planctomycetaceae bacterium genomic window:
- a CDS encoding NAD(P)-dependent oxidoreductase yields MAAPTIEPGKTRIGWIGTGVMGSSMCGHLIKAGFSATVYSRTKAKAQPLLDSGATWAGSPKAVAENSDVVFSIVGFPHDVREVLLGNDGALTGAAAGSVLVDMTTSQPSLAVEIYDAAKAKGVASVDAPVSGGDVGAKNAALSIMIGGDKDVVDALQPCWNAMGKTIVHQGSAGAGQHTKMVNQTLIATGMIGVCEALLYGHKAGLDLPTVLQSVGSGAAGSWSLSNLGPRIIDNNFDPGFFVEHFIKDMGIALDESRRMGLSMPGLALAHQLYLSVQAQGHGRDGTHALQLALASMANVDWKGR; encoded by the coding sequence ATGGCAGCTCCGACGATTGAACCAGGAAAGACTCGCATTGGCTGGATTGGCACCGGAGTCATGGGCTCCAGCATGTGCGGGCATCTGATAAAGGCGGGTTTTTCCGCCACTGTTTACAGCCGCACGAAAGCGAAAGCTCAGCCACTTCTGGACAGCGGCGCGACGTGGGCAGGTTCGCCGAAAGCTGTCGCTGAGAACTCGGACGTCGTGTTTTCCATCGTCGGTTTTCCTCACGACGTGCGCGAAGTGCTGCTGGGAAATGACGGAGCACTCACCGGAGCCGCTGCCGGAAGCGTCCTTGTCGACATGACCACCAGCCAGCCGTCTCTGGCCGTTGAAATCTACGACGCAGCGAAAGCGAAAGGAGTTGCCAGCGTGGACGCTCCTGTGTCCGGCGGCGATGTCGGCGCAAAGAACGCCGCTCTGTCAATCATGATCGGCGGCGACAAGGATGTCGTCGACGCCCTGCAGCCGTGCTGGAACGCGATGGGAAAAACGATCGTCCATCAGGGCTCGGCCGGAGCGGGTCAGCACACGAAAATGGTCAACCAGACTCTGATCGCCACGGGAATGATCGGAGTCTGCGAAGCGTTGCTGTACGGACACAAAGCGGGACTGGATCTTCCCACGGTTCTGCAATCGGTCGGCAGCGGCGCGGCGGGAAGCTGGTCGCTGAGCAATCTCGGGCCGCGAATTATCGACAACAACTTCGACCCGGGCTTCTTCGTCGAGCACTTCATCAAGGACATGGGGATTGCTCTGGACGAATCAAGACGCATGGGCCTGTCGATGCCGGGCCTGGCGCTGGCTCATCAGCTTTATCTGTCTGTGCAGGCTCAGGGACACGGCCGGGACGGAACGCATGCTCTGCAGTTGGCACTGGCCAGTATGGCGAACGTGGACTGGAAGGGGCGGTAG
- a CDS encoding tetratricopeptide repeat protein, which produces MKKAFGFVVLSMTIILPVGCTVERPLTLVVYRYDPVDQHSTIVGDRDRVAALVWNRITSGEYEQALWDANAAIADIGNEAEPDKSLLAELNLQTGIASWKLNRRADAIACYSKAIDVMPDCWEAHFHRWITLEAVGDSEAAERDRARGMQLKPSVFSKRYSPDGGVI; this is translated from the coding sequence ATGAAGAAGGCGTTTGGATTCGTCGTTCTGTCAATGACGATCATTCTTCCAGTCGGGTGTACCGTGGAACGACCGCTGACACTCGTTGTCTACAGGTACGATCCGGTTGACCAGCATTCAACCATCGTCGGTGACCGCGATCGCGTTGCCGCGCTCGTTTGGAACCGAATCACGTCTGGTGAGTACGAACAGGCATTGTGGGACGCGAACGCTGCGATCGCCGACATCGGCAACGAAGCTGAGCCCGACAAGAGTCTGCTGGCGGAACTCAATCTTCAGACTGGAATTGCAAGCTGGAAACTCAATCGTCGTGCTGACGCCATTGCCTGCTATTCGAAGGCGATCGACGTCATGCCGGATTGTTGGGAGGCACACTTTCATCGTTGGATCACTCTCGAAGCGGTCGGCGATTCCGAGGCCGCTGAGCGGGACCGGGCGCGCGGCATGCAGTTGAAGCCGTCAGTGTTTTCTAAGCGATACTCTCCGGACGGCGGGGTGATCTGA
- a CDS encoding DUF3418 domain-containing protein, producing MSALTKFHDAIPSAMNADQHSLRRLLRSMKNAERAGKPFDRNLAKFTRQLEASSQLRQRRAAGVPKITYPSDLPVVERRTEIADAIRDHQVIVVCGETGSGKSTQLPKIALELGRGVGGVIGHTQPRRIAARSIATRLAEELNCELGKQVGYRIRFNDSSGPNTLIRLMTDGIMLAETQSDRLLEQYDTIIVDEAHERSLNIDFLLGYLKRLLPKRPDLRIIITSATIDAERFAEHFGTPEAPAPVLLVEGRTYPVEIRYRPLDDDVRWDSDPADSSASHLRPLARRAGEGDVSASSRNIGVRADRDWLDGVSDAIDELAENGSGHILVFLPTERDIREADRKLSGRKYPGDTHQHPTQIVPLFGRLSMADQAKVFQSYQHRRIVLATNVAESSLTVPGIRYVVDTGTARISRYSARSRMQRLPIEAVSQASANQRAGRCGRIAPGICIRLYSEEDFLAREAFTSPEIQRTNLAAVILRTLHLQLGRLEDFPFLDPPRPTTVKEGYKTLEELGAIEEELRVEGRESRAIASRSFSPDGEKVAGGRMREPRSGGESSETRHAKHKTPPPDPLPFEARRDNHSSNDVVLTTIGRQMARLPVDPRISRMILAAIDEHAVPEVLVIAAALETQDPRERPIDKQQAADEAHAKFNHADSDFLTYVNLWDAWHEQKKKLSGGQLKKWCRQNFISWMRMREWIDVHRQLRDLLSESGDNALKKAASLHHTKDRKNDFAAIHRALMTGLLANLAYKSADGEYTGAGGNKLAIWPGSALFSKSPKWFVAGELVETTKRYARTIARVQPEWIEPLAMHLVTREYSEPHWDSDAGNVMAFEKVSLWGLPIVPRRKVTYAKVDPVKSRELLIQHGLVELGLLFGRTEDERRSDYDDEEKELLLGSRSRLVPGRSQSQISSPKLQISNFKSQISNTPWSKDFPFLRHNLRVLDEVKDLQARTRQHDLLPTDDMLFEIYAQQIPADIADRVRLRKWYQKTHRTNPGLLKFDINQFTHQEQRDDSHADFPPTIQIGAMTLPLTYQLGHGTSADGVTVTVPADALPQLDDNRLSWLVPGLVEEKVVALIRSLPKTLRTKFVPAPDTAKKVCGYLKFGTGNLLTTVADLLSRIAGERIDPNSFDLSSLPDHLRFNINVISTDRKPLAEGRSVDAVRQQLAQKVHTVTTQTGPSPEEVRWHRKEFKSWEFGDVPASIDIERAGMVIKSFPALRDDDTSVSLTLCQTAAESQATMKRGLRRLILLSDEKRIRQQVENLPKLNDLRIKASSIRGLNVVAQLQQLMAERAYLSAKELPRNKAAFEQTLDNGRKLLGTVAQEFIQLIPQIFEHYHVTRRQLDAAKNPGWKVPVDALQQQFSELMRSDFLATTPWPWLIQYPRYLAGIRQRLQRLASGGLKTELELQSQFIPYQQRYEERREQHKRQNRRDPMLDHYRWMLEEYRIGLFAPKLGTAITVSGEKLDEHWLKVT from the coding sequence ATGTCAGCACTCACGAAATTTCACGATGCGATTCCTTCGGCGATGAATGCCGACCAGCACTCGCTGCGCCGCTTGCTGCGGTCGATGAAGAACGCCGAACGGGCAGGGAAGCCGTTTGATCGAAATCTCGCGAAGTTCACCCGGCAGCTTGAAGCGTCGTCACAACTGCGCCAACGGCGCGCCGCCGGCGTTCCGAAAATTACGTACCCGTCCGACCTGCCTGTCGTCGAACGACGAACGGAAATCGCTGACGCGATCCGAGATCATCAGGTCATCGTCGTCTGCGGCGAAACAGGTTCCGGCAAGTCGACTCAGTTGCCGAAGATTGCCCTGGAACTCGGCCGAGGCGTCGGCGGAGTCATCGGGCACACTCAGCCGCGCCGCATCGCCGCGCGGTCGATTGCGACTCGCCTGGCGGAAGAACTGAACTGCGAACTCGGAAAACAGGTCGGCTACCGAATTCGCTTCAATGATTCGTCCGGGCCGAACACGCTCATTCGCCTGATGACCGACGGAATCATGCTGGCGGAAACTCAGTCCGACCGCCTTCTGGAACAGTATGACACGATCATCGTCGACGAAGCTCACGAACGGTCGCTGAACATCGACTTCCTGCTGGGCTACCTGAAACGACTACTGCCGAAACGCCCCGATCTGCGAATCATCATCACGTCCGCGACAATCGACGCCGAACGGTTTGCTGAGCACTTCGGAACACCGGAAGCGCCGGCTCCGGTGCTGCTGGTCGAAGGACGAACGTACCCGGTCGAAATTCGATACCGACCGCTGGACGATGATGTACGATGGGACTCCGATCCCGCCGATAGCAGTGCATCGCACCTGCGTCCCCTCGCCCGCAGAGCGGGAGAGGGAGATGTTTCTGCGTCCAGCAGAAACATCGGGGTGAGGGCCGACCGCGACTGGCTGGACGGCGTTTCCGACGCGATCGACGAACTCGCTGAAAACGGCAGCGGTCACATTCTCGTTTTCCTGCCAACCGAACGAGATATCCGGGAAGCCGACAGAAAACTCAGCGGACGCAAATACCCCGGTGACACTCACCAGCACCCGACTCAGATCGTGCCGCTGTTCGGACGACTGTCGATGGCCGATCAGGCGAAGGTGTTTCAGTCGTACCAGCATCGCCGCATCGTGCTGGCGACCAACGTGGCGGAATCATCACTGACGGTCCCCGGAATTCGTTACGTGGTCGACACCGGTACGGCTCGTATCAGTCGGTATTCGGCTCGGTCGCGAATGCAGCGGCTGCCGATCGAAGCGGTGTCGCAGGCGTCCGCCAATCAGCGAGCCGGCCGGTGCGGACGAATCGCTCCGGGCATCTGCATCCGGCTTTACAGTGAAGAAGACTTCCTCGCGCGCGAAGCGTTCACGTCGCCGGAAATTCAGCGCACGAATCTTGCCGCCGTGATCCTTCGCACGCTGCACCTGCAGCTCGGGCGGCTGGAAGATTTCCCGTTTCTCGATCCGCCGCGACCGACGACGGTGAAAGAGGGTTACAAGACGCTCGAAGAACTGGGGGCGATCGAGGAAGAGTTGAGGGTTGAGGGTCGAGAGTCGAGAGCAATCGCATCGCGTTCCTTCTCCCCCGACGGGGAGAAGGTGGCCGGAGGCCGGATGAGGGAGCCACGCTCTGGCGGTGAATCTTCAGAAACACGTCACGCGAAACACAAGACCCCTCCCCCTGACCCTCTCCCTTTCGAGGCGAGAAGGGACAATCACAGCAGCAACGACGTAGTTCTCACCACAATCGGCCGACAAATGGCTCGACTGCCGGTTGATCCGCGCATCAGCCGCATGATTCTGGCGGCGATTGACGAACACGCCGTGCCGGAAGTTCTGGTCATCGCCGCGGCGCTGGAGACTCAGGATCCGCGGGAACGACCGATCGACAAACAGCAGGCCGCCGACGAAGCTCACGCGAAGTTCAATCACGCAGACAGCGACTTCCTGACCTACGTCAACCTGTGGGACGCGTGGCACGAACAGAAGAAGAAACTTTCCGGCGGCCAGTTGAAGAAATGGTGTCGCCAGAATTTCATCTCATGGATGCGGATGCGTGAATGGATTGACGTGCATCGACAGTTGCGAGACCTGCTGTCCGAAAGCGGCGACAACGCGCTGAAGAAAGCGGCCTCGTTGCATCACACCAAAGACCGCAAAAACGACTTCGCGGCGATTCACCGAGCACTCATGACCGGACTGCTGGCGAACCTCGCGTACAAGTCCGCCGACGGTGAATACACCGGAGCCGGAGGCAACAAGCTGGCGATCTGGCCGGGTTCGGCGTTGTTTTCGAAGAGCCCCAAATGGTTCGTCGCCGGCGAACTGGTCGAAACGACGAAACGCTACGCTCGCACAATCGCGCGAGTTCAGCCGGAATGGATCGAACCGCTGGCCATGCATCTGGTCACGCGAGAATACAGCGAACCGCACTGGGACTCCGACGCGGGCAACGTGATGGCGTTCGAAAAAGTCTCACTGTGGGGCCTGCCCATCGTTCCGCGGCGTAAGGTGACGTATGCGAAGGTCGACCCGGTGAAGTCGCGGGAACTGCTGATTCAGCACGGCCTGGTGGAACTCGGCCTGCTGTTCGGACGGACCGAAGACGAACGCCGGTCGGACTATGACGACGAAGAAAAAGAGCTGCTGCTGGGAAGCCGATCGAGACTGGTGCCGGGCCGCAGTCAGTCTCAAATCTCAAGTCCGAAACTTCAAATTTCAAATTTCAAATCTCAAATCTCAAACACGCCGTGGTCCAAGGACTTCCCGTTCCTGCGACACAACCTTCGAGTCCTGGACGAAGTGAAGGACCTGCAGGCTCGAACTCGCCAGCACGACCTGCTGCCGACCGACGACATGCTGTTCGAAATCTACGCGCAGCAGATTCCCGCCGACATCGCGGACCGCGTCCGGCTGCGGAAGTGGTATCAGAAAACTCACAGGACGAATCCCGGGCTGCTGAAGTTCGACATCAATCAGTTCACGCATCAGGAGCAGCGAGACGACAGCCACGCGGACTTTCCGCCGACGATTCAGATCGGAGCGATGACGCTGCCGCTGACTTACCAGCTTGGGCACGGAACCAGCGCCGACGGAGTCACCGTGACCGTGCCGGCGGACGCGCTGCCGCAGCTTGATGACAATCGCCTAAGCTGGCTGGTGCCGGGACTGGTGGAAGAGAAAGTCGTCGCGCTGATTCGTTCGCTGCCGAAGACGCTGCGAACCAAATTCGTGCCCGCTCCGGACACCGCGAAGAAGGTCTGCGGCTACCTGAAATTCGGCACCGGCAATCTGCTGACAACGGTTGCCGATCTGCTGTCTCGGATCGCCGGCGAACGAATTGATCCAAACAGCTTCGACCTGTCGTCACTGCCCGATCACCTGAGATTCAACATCAACGTCATCAGCACCGACCGGAAACCACTCGCCGAAGGGCGCAGCGTCGATGCAGTGCGCCAGCAGCTTGCTCAGAAAGTTCACACCGTCACGACACAAACCGGCCCGTCTCCGGAAGAAGTCCGATGGCATCGTAAGGAATTCAAGTCGTGGGAGTTCGGCGACGTTCCGGCAAGCATCGACATTGAACGAGCGGGGATGGTCATCAAATCCTTCCCCGCTCTGCGCGATGATGACACTTCGGTTTCACTGACACTGTGCCAGACCGCTGCGGAATCTCAGGCCACAATGAAGCGAGGTCTTCGCCGGCTCATCCTGCTGTCCGACGAAAAACGCATCCGGCAGCAGGTCGAAAACCTGCCGAAACTCAACGACCTGCGGATCAAAGCGTCGTCGATTCGTGGTTTGAACGTCGTCGCACAACTGCAACAACTGATGGCCGAACGAGCGTACCTGTCCGCAAAGGAACTGCCTCGCAACAAAGCTGCCTTCGAACAGACTCTGGACAACGGCCGCAAGCTGCTGGGCACGGTGGCTCAGGAATTCATCCAACTGATTCCGCAGATTTTTGAACACTACCACGTGACTCGTCGGCAACTGGACGCCGCGAAGAACCCCGGCTGGAAAGTCCCTGTCGACGCGCTGCAGCAGCAGTTCAGCGAACTGATGCGTTCCGACTTTCTGGCGACGACACCCTGGCCGTGGCTGATCCAGTACCCGCGATACCTCGCCGGAATTCGCCAGCGACTGCAGCGACTGGCTTCCGGCGGCCTGAAGACGGAACTCGAACTGCAGTCACAGTTCATTCCGTACCAGCAACGCTACGAAGAACGCCGCGAGCAACACAAACGGCAGAATCGCCGTGATCCGATGCTGGACCACTATCGCTGGATGCTGGAAGAATACCGCATCGGCCTGTTCGCCCCAAAACTCGGCACCGCCATCACTGTGTCGGGTGAGAAGCTCGACGAACACTGGCTGAAGGTGACGTGA
- a CDS encoding addiction module protein codes for MMQSTEQLYHDALALSESERAALAARLIQSLERADKSDVLPAWSDEIHRRIQELDDGSVQPVPWSEARRMIVADDDASC; via the coding sequence ATGATGCAGTCTACAGAACAACTGTACCACGATGCGCTGGCCCTTTCGGAATCCGAACGCGCGGCGCTGGCGGCTCGACTGATTCAGAGTCTGGAACGTGCTGACAAATCCGACGTACTTCCTGCATGGAGCGACGAAATTCATAGACGGATTCAGGAATTGGACGACGGTTCAGTGCAACCGGTTCCCTGGTCCGAAGCACGCAGGATGATCGTCGCAGACGATGACGCTTCCTGTTGA
- a CDS encoding type II toxin-antitoxin system RelE/ParE family toxin, whose translation MTLPVELHPEAIVESRASRLWYSERSSKLADEFLDELDIGIAQIGQFPTRWPTFLHGTRHYLMRRFPYVIVYRIREESIQIIAVAHCNREPGYWSARLRRD comes from the coding sequence ATGACGCTTCCTGTTGAACTGCATCCGGAAGCCATTGTCGAATCGCGTGCGTCACGGCTGTGGTATTCTGAGCGAAGTTCAAAGCTGGCCGACGAGTTCTTGGACGAACTTGACATCGGCATCGCACAGATCGGCCAATTCCCAACGCGCTGGCCGACGTTCCTGCACGGGACTCGCCACTATCTGATGCGCCGATTTCCATACGTGATCGTGTATCGCATTCGCGAGGAGTCTATTCAGATTATCGCGGTAGCCCACTGCAACCGAGAACCAGGTTACTGGTCAGCGCGGTTGAGAAGAGATTGA
- a CDS encoding sigma-70 family RNA polymerase sigma factor, whose protein sequence is MSRMGDSSQPQNQLPSDNPAAGARFQTTQWTVVLAAGRAGQGDSQEALAELCRTYWYPVYAYIRRRIGDIHESQDLTQAFFEQLLEKATISSADPERGRFRSFLLTACKRFLINEWQKARAEKRGGGQRPLSLDFDSAESRYSIVAVDNVTPERLFERQWAMTLLSQVLGTLKDEYAARGKSEHFEALKTFLSGRRSTDAYAAAAESLGLSDGAVKVAAHRMRQRYRELIRSRIADTVEDPEDVDSEIHGLFAALGR, encoded by the coding sequence ATGAGCCGCATGGGAGACTCAAGTCAGCCGCAAAACCAACTGCCGTCGGACAACCCGGCCGCGGGCGCACGGTTTCAGACGACACAGTGGACCGTGGTGCTCGCGGCCGGGCGGGCGGGGCAGGGCGATTCGCAGGAAGCCCTGGCCGAACTTTGCCGGACGTATTGGTATCCCGTCTATGCGTACATTCGGCGGCGCATCGGTGACATTCACGAATCTCAGGATCTGACCCAGGCTTTCTTTGAGCAACTCCTTGAAAAAGCCACGATCAGTTCCGCTGATCCGGAGCGGGGCCGCTTCCGGTCGTTCCTGCTGACGGCCTGCAAGCGATTTCTGATCAACGAATGGCAGAAGGCTCGTGCGGAAAAACGCGGCGGCGGTCAACGACCGCTGTCTCTGGATTTTGATTCCGCGGAATCACGGTATTCCATCGTCGCCGTTGACAACGTGACGCCGGAGCGGCTGTTCGAGCGGCAATGGGCGATGACATTACTGAGTCAGGTGCTGGGAACTCTGAAGGACGAATACGCGGCTCGCGGAAAGTCTGAACACTTTGAAGCCCTGAAGACGTTTCTGTCCGGTCGCAGGTCGACGGACGCATACGCCGCGGCGGCAGAATCACTCGGTCTGTCTGACGGAGCCGTCAAGGTGGCCGCTCACCGGATGCGGCAGCGATACCGTGAGCTGATTCGTTCCAGAATCGCCGACACGGTCGAAGACCCGGAAGACGTCGACAGCGAGATTCACGGCCTGTTCGCCGCGCTGGGACGTTGA
- the dapA gene encoding 4-hydroxy-tetrahydrodipicolinate synthase yields the protein MTRRGEMFSGLAVALVTPMNPDESLNEDMLRQLVDFHVESGTDCLVPVGTTGESPTLSHEEHDRVIRIVCEHAAGRIKVMAGTGSNSTAEAIRLTKQAKSVGADGALLVAPYYNKPTQEGFFQHYKAVADAVSIPQVVYNIPGRSAKNIEPDTICRIAEACPNVVAVKESTGSMDQASQILSASDLTVLSGDDSLTLPLMALGGSGVISVAGNIVPQDVRAMVTAFMNGHVAEAQRWHHKLFPLCRDMLGLSTNPIPVKAAMALVGKDCGPVRLPMTALSPGELDKLQLTLKNYGLIS from the coding sequence ATGACGCGCAGAGGCGAAATGTTTTCCGGGCTGGCAGTGGCTCTCGTCACACCGATGAATCCGGATGAGTCCCTGAACGAAGACATGCTGCGGCAGCTTGTCGATTTCCACGTCGAGTCCGGGACGGACTGTCTGGTTCCCGTGGGCACGACCGGCGAAAGTCCGACCCTGTCTCACGAGGAACACGACCGCGTCATCCGCATCGTTTGCGAACACGCGGCGGGTCGAATCAAAGTCATGGCGGGAACCGGCTCCAACAGCACGGCCGAAGCCATTCGGCTGACGAAGCAGGCGAAATCCGTGGGAGCTGATGGAGCCCTGCTGGTGGCTCCGTATTACAACAAGCCGACTCAGGAAGGCTTCTTTCAGCACTACAAAGCCGTCGCGGACGCCGTCAGCATTCCGCAGGTGGTTTACAATATTCCCGGCCGTTCGGCGAAGAACATTGAGCCGGACACAATCTGCCGCATTGCCGAAGCTTGTCCGAATGTCGTGGCGGTGAAGGAATCCACCGGGTCGATGGATCAGGCGTCGCAGATTCTTTCCGCGTCCGATCTGACCGTTCTTTCCGGCGACGACAGCCTGACTCTGCCGCTGATGGCTCTGGGAGGCAGCGGAGTCATTTCTGTCGCCGGGAACATCGTTCCGCAGGACGTCAGGGCAATGGTCACGGCATTCATGAACGGACACGTCGCGGAGGCTCAGCGGTGGCACCACAAGCTGTTCCCGCTGTGCCGTGACATGCTGGGTCTGTCGACGAATCCGATCCCGGTGAAAGCTGCGATGGCTCTGGTCGGCAAAGACTGCGGGCCGGTGCGTCTGCCGATGACAGCACTCAGTCCCGGCGAACTGGACAAGCTGCAACTGACGCTGAAGAACTACGGGCTGATTTCATAA
- a CDS encoding ion transporter — translation MKTIKDIIERSDTRPGRLFDLTIQGLIVASLFTFSIETLPNLSSQTYSILQGCEVVFVAVFTVEYVLRLAVADHRLRFVTSFFGIIDLIAILPFYLSFGVDLRSVRVFRLLRLFRILKLVRYSKAIRRFHRALLIAREEIVLFLCVTAMLMYLSSVGIYYFEHEAQPDVFASVFHSMWWAVATLTTVGYGDVYPVTVGGRVFTFFVLLIGLGIVSVPAGLVASALSKARELELTPTGTEDAPERVTNGNCPR, via the coding sequence TTGAAAACCATCAAGGACATCATCGAACGTTCCGACACAAGGCCCGGACGCCTGTTTGACCTCACGATTCAGGGACTCATCGTCGCTTCTCTGTTCACGTTTTCGATTGAAACGCTGCCGAATCTTTCATCTCAGACGTACTCCATTCTGCAGGGCTGCGAGGTTGTGTTCGTGGCAGTCTTTACTGTTGAGTATGTCCTCCGACTCGCCGTGGCAGATCACCGGCTACGGTTTGTGACGAGCTTCTTTGGCATCATCGATCTGATCGCCATTCTTCCGTTTTATCTGTCATTCGGTGTCGATCTCAGATCCGTTCGTGTGTTTCGATTACTTCGGCTGTTCAGAATCCTGAAGCTGGTGCGTTACAGCAAGGCGATTCGCCGGTTTCATCGGGCGCTGCTGATCGCTCGTGAGGAGATTGTGCTGTTTCTGTGCGTGACAGCGATGTTGATGTACCTGTCATCCGTCGGCATCTACTACTTCGAACACGAGGCTCAGCCGGACGTCTTTGCATCGGTGTTTCACAGCATGTGGTGGGCGGTCGCAACGCTGACGACGGTCGGATACGGCGACGTCTATCCGGTTACCGTCGGCGGGCGGGTTTTCACCTTCTTTGTGCTGTTGATTGGTCTGGGAATCGTGTCGGTTCCGGCTGGACTGGTGGCGTCGGCTCTTTCGAAAGCTCGCGAACTCGAATTGACGCCAACCGGAACCGAAGATGCCCCTGAGCGAGTCACAAACGGGAATTGCCCGAGGTAG